From the Pungitius pungitius chromosome 6, fPunPun2.1, whole genome shotgun sequence genome, one window contains:
- the LOC119195808 gene encoding DNA-binding protein RFX7: MADDQQQPGPKPASGLGSLPALVPGLQGPEANALQFKIKNSICKSVQSKVDGILQDVEKFTDIEKLYLYLKLPSGPSNGNDKRTENERGSSTPGLCDQSSMSSSRTQQMYAFNWIRNHLEEHPETSLPKQEVYDEYKSYCDNLGYNPLSAADFGKIMKNVFPNMKARRLGMRGKSKYCYSGLRKKAFVHMPSLPNLDLQKSGDGCELMEPTGQSPSAEDEMRSAACGLVCEWAQKVLSRQFDHVEDLARFLLNSHYIGTKSMAALTVMTGTPTGMKTPTPASAFVPTAEANSFQPQVKTLPSPSVDAKQQLQRKIQKKQQEQKLHSPLPSEAQVKRTEASTPGPTIPCGSPALLSPQPTIGIVVAAVPSPVTVQRGRQLMTSPSPVGTSEGKVLPVNFQVVTQSLKQSPKHPQNISASPVSDRLARHGTRYAQILPKPSATSAITLRSPPTLLITNSPIKTVMPTPHVSSVNVVKMTAIALAPSSSSGASVRPASAGVNTIASLDDSQHPHGGSSFAPQSPAIRPGPLVSTHILSSDIKVVSEAGNDSTFAAGAKEGGMAKFRAASEPSFLIKCSPGPDRGSRTKSDPTPPPTSVAVAGTLDSNSINCHGSTLYLTVDNQNAIGNTSSNGSSALTPTSKDPCLDAKSPRKRTGPGGEAHVIPVKRVFISQQPLAFIDNPKPGVSAALKRIPRPGTPARPESAPCKATVKHNSTGPSQILALSDSPLTHNEGSQTVVKPQALLMKREDHSLGADARAAGNSTPDQGLLRQITRDSLTIPANSGAHDASVMRDLKSTIWEEGQLDELRKQAFAQQMPAEPKQAPSDQLSIIAQPAEASGQLSLAQEMVDFAGSQPNMDYFPFNDDDMTQDSIVEELVQMEEQMKLKGLFGSCVDVSIQGQSATSQGSILNSHQAGSTFFHSAHSSTTPVQTPTPTPTPTPTPTPTSEMTLGHSMARESPCSRMAPITPVDGAMGRHTPISTPLSNCGSSVPPSPVECRNPFAFTPINSSITGYHDASIVSSSPVKPMQRPMATHPDKAKLEWINNRYNSNSAGPLPNHSIGLLPSYQDLVDDQFRKPHAFAIPGQSFQAQSRQDAAHFGRLTPISPVQQQQLVTGVSTPTKQESFAVPAPLDNKASTSSASGTFRCRSVSPAVRQRNPSGNNNPLTTTNTTNDNTTTTTTTTTPRAVVSPFNSPITSEVLSILSNSQTVSSMHSMVQRSQSVPLSIMMQSEMLPLQGQSNAKITNVLLSKMESDGDDSVRGLGINNLASNYTARMNLTQILETTPGYAGGAAHQTQLPVCSSPAAFELQQHGYLTTGSGEQVGFSAGDSQAQAGTGDQDQHHHQQQQQQQQQQLCENPVQTQPQLLLQSTQQPEAEDEQQQLDFNNTVKDLLGDDGLNPSSQLVGQVASELNAVASDFSNDIRLTSDLSSSITDLNTLDTNLLFDPNQQQEQYEDSTLEELKNDPLFQQICSDTVNSFDWLESKDQPTTVEMLG; this comes from the exons ATGGCTGATGATCAACAACAACCGGGTCCGAAGCCTGCCTCGGGACTAGGCTCTCTTCCAGCCCTGGTGCCGGGGCTCCAGGGGCCCGAGGCCAACGCGCTGCAGTTCAAAATAAAGAACTCGATCTG caaatcTGTACAATCAAAAGTGGACGGCATATTG CAAGATGTTGAGAAGTTTACAGACATCGAAAAACTCTACCTCTACCTGAAGTTGCCTTCTGGTCCCAGCAATGGCAATGATAAAA GGACTGAGAATGAGCGGGGGTCCTCCACTCCTGGATTATG TGACCAGAGTTCCATGTCGTCAAGCCGCACGCAACAGATGTATGCATTCAACTGGATACGGAATCACCTAGAAGAGCACCCAGAGACCTCCCTCCCAAAGCAAGAGGTGTATGATGAATACAA GAGCTATTGTGACAATCTCGGCTACAATCCACTGAGTGCAGCAGACTTTGGAAAGATCATGAAGAATGTTTTTCCTAACATGAAAGCACGTCGACTGGGCATGAGGGGAAAATCCAA ATACTGTTATAGTGGGTTAAGGAAGAAAGCTTTTGTTCACATGCCGTCCTTACCTAACCTGGATCTGCAGAAATCTGGTGATGGG TGTGAGCTGATGGAGCCGACGGGCCAGTCCCCGAGTGCTGAAGATGAAATGAGATCTGCCGCTTGCGGACTGGTGTGTGAGTGGGCCCAAAAGGTCCTGAGTCGTCAGTTTGACCACGTGGAGGACCTGGCCCGCTTCCTGCTCAATAGCCACTACATTGGTACTAAGTCCATGGCTGCGCTCACTGTTATGACCGGAACCCCCACAG gaatGAAGACGCCAACCCCAGCGTCTGCGTTCGTGCCCACCGCTGAGGCGAACTCTTTCCAGCCCCAGGTGAAGACCCTGCCTTCTCCCTCGGTTGATgcaaagcagcagctgcagcgcaagatccagaagaagcagcaggagcagaagcTCCACTCGCCGCTGCCCAGCGAGGCCCAGGTCAAGAGAACGGAGGCCAGCACTCCCGGCCCCACCATCCCCTGTGGCAGCCCCGCTCTGCTCTCCCCTCAGCCCACCATAGGCATCGTGGTAGCAGCTGTCCCCAGCCCGGTCACG GTGCAGCGAGGCCGGCAGCTGATGACCTCACCCAGCCCCGTGGGGACTTCCGAAGGGAAAGTGTTGCCCGTGAACTTCCAAGTGGTCACTCAGTCCCTGAAACAGTCCCCCAAACATCCTCAGAATATCTCAGCCAGTCCCGTGAGTGACCGGCTGGCGCGGCACGGCACGCGCTACGCACAAATTCTGCCCAAGCCCTCTGCCACCAGTGCCATCACGCTGCGCTCGCCCCCCACCCTGCTCATCACCAACAGCCCCATAAAAACTGTGATGCCGACTCCCCACGTCAGCTCGGTTAACGTGGTGAAGATGACGGCCATCGCTCtggctcccagcagcagcagcggcgccaGCGTGCGCCCCGCCTCGGCGGGCGTGAATACCATCGCTTCTCTGGACGACTCTCAGCACCCGCACGGCGGCAGCTCCTTTGCCCCCCAGTCTCCTGCAATCAGACCGGGTCCCCTGGTCTCCACCCACATCCTGTCCTCCGACATCAAAGTGGTGTCCGAAGCCGGAAATGACAGTACCTTCGCTGCCGGGGCCAAAGAGGGAGGAATGGCTAAGTTCCGGGCGGCCAGCGAGCCGAGCTTCCTGATTAAGTGCTCTCCCGGACCCGACCGAGGGTCACGGACGAAAAGTGACCCtacaccccctcccacctcgGTAGCTGTAGCTGGGACCCTAGACAGCAATAGCATAAACTGCCATGGCAGCACTTTGTACTTGACTGTTGATAATCAGAACGCCATTGGCAACACGTCATCCAACGGCTCCTCCGCTCTTACCCCGACATCGAAGGACCCCTGCCTCGATGCCAAGAGCCCGAGAAAGCGCACGGGCCCCGGTGGGGAGGCCCACGTCATTCCTGTGAAGAGGGTGTTCATTTCCCAGCAGCCACTGGCTTTTATCGATAATCCTAAACCTGGAGTCAGTGCTGCTCTGAAGCGGATCCCTAGACCGGGAACCCCAGCCAGGCCAGAGAGCGCCCCCTGCAAAGCCACTGTGAAACACAACTCCACGGGGCCCTCGCAGATCCTCGCCCTCTCTGACTCACCGCTCACACACAACGAGGGCTCGCAGACTGTTGTCAAACCCCAGGCCCTGCTGATGAAACGCGAGGATCACTCTCTCGGCGCTGACGCAAGAGCCGCTGGAAACAGCACGCCAGATCAGGGGTTGCTAAGGCAGATCACCAGGGACTCTCTCACCATACCAGCCAACTCAGGAGCACACGACGCCTCTGTGATGAGGGACTTAAAGAGCACAATATGGGAGGAGGGACAGCTCGACGAGCTTCGGAAGCAGGCGTTTGCGCAGCAGATGCCAGCAGAACCCAAGCAAGCCCCTTCTGACCAACTTTCCATCATAGCTCAACCCGCCGAGGCCTCGGGCCAGCTGAGCCTCGCGCAGGAGATGGTTGACTTTGCAGGTTCTCAGCCCAACATGGACTACTTCCCATTCAACGACGATGACATGACCCAGGACAGCATCGTGGAGGAGCTGGTGCaaatggaggagcagatgaagcTGAAGGGTCTGTTCGGGAGCTGCGTGGATGTGTCCATACAAGGCCAGTCGGCCACCAGTCAAGGCTCCATCCTGAATTCCCACCAGGCCGGCTCTACTTTCTTCCACTCGGCCCACAGCAGCACCACTCCGGTGCAAACTCCCACTCCGACGCCGACTCCGACGCCGACGCCCACCCCCACCTCGGAGATGACGCTTGGTCACAGCATGGCGAGAGAGAGCCCCTGTTCCCGCATGGCTCCCATCACCCCGGTGGACGGAGCCATGGGTCGCCACACGCCCATCAGCACGCCGCTGTCCAACTGCGGCAGCAGCGTTCCCCCGAGCCCGGTGGAGTGCAGGAACCCCTTCGCGTTCACGCCGATCAACTCGAGCATCACAGGGTATCACGATGCCAGCATTGTCTCCAGCAGCCCCGTTAAGCCCATGCAGAGGCCCATGGCAACGCACCCCGACAAGGCCAAGCTGGAGTGGATCAACAACCGCTACAACAGCAACTCGGCAGGTCCTTTGCCAAACCACAGCATTGGCCTCCTGCCCAGCTACCAAGACCTGGTAGATGACCAGTTTCGTAAGCCACATGCCTTTGCGATCCCAGGCCAGTCATTCCAGGCTCAGTCGAGGCAGGATGCCGCTCACTTTGGCCGTTTGACCCCCATATCgccggtgcagcagcagcagctggtaacTGGTGTTAGTACACCCACTAAACAGGAGAGTTTTGCTGTGCCTGCACCGTTAGACAACAAGGCATCAACCTCATCTGCGTCCGGCACTTTCCGTTGCCGCAGCGTGAGTCCCGCAGTGCGCCAGAGGAACCCCAGTGGCAACAACAACCCTCtaaccaccaccaacaccaccaacgacaataccaccaccaccaccaccaccaccaccccccggGCTGTGGTTTCCCCCTTTAACTCCCCCATCACCTCCGAGGTGCTCAGCATCCTGTCCAACAGTCAGACGGTGAGCTCCATGCACAGCATGGTCCAGCGGAGCCAATCTGTGCCCCTGAGCATCATGATGCAGAGTGAGATGCTGCCCCTGCAGGGCCAGAGCAACGCCAAAATCACCAACGTCCTTCTCAGCAAGATGGAGTCCGACGGCGACGACTCTGTCCGCGGCCTGGGCATAAACAACCTCGCCTCCAACTACACGGCCCGCATGAACCTCACGCAGATCCTGGAGACCACGCCTGGCTACGCTGGAGGAGCCGCTCACCAGACCCAGCTGCCGGTTTGCTCCAGCCCGGCTGCCTTTGAGCTCCAGCAGCACGGCTACCTGACCACAGGCAGTGGAGAACAGGTGGGTTTCTCCGCTGGGGACAGCCAAGCACAAGCGGGTACTGGTGACCAAGAccaacatcatcatcagcagcagcagcagcagcagcagcagcagctctgtgagAATCCCGTGCAAACGCAAccgcagctcctcctccagagcaCACAGCAGCCAGAGGCAGAGGACGAGCAACAACAGCTGGATTTCAACAACACTGTCAAGGACCTGCTGGGGGACGACGGCCTCAATCCCAGTTCCCAGTTGGTGGGTCAGGTAGCTTCGGAGCTCAACGCCGTGGCGTCTGACTTTTCCAACGACATCAGACTGACCTCCGATCTGTCCAGTAGCATCACTGACCTTAACACGTTGGACACCAACCTGCTGTTTGATCCCAATCAGCAGCAGGAACAATACGAAGACTCAACACTGGAAGAGCTGAAGAACGACCCGCTGTTTCAGCAAATATGCAGTGATACTGTGAACTCCTTTGACTGGCTAGAAAGCAAAGACCAGCCTACTACAGTAGAGATGCTGGGCTGA
- the LOC119196260 gene encoding protogenin B — MAKFKMKVFQRWLFVVFFLPSSGVLCFSELSFITEPSDATFLPRRPAVLDCQAHGLPPVTIKWLKNGAKLAQSEHIQFLPNGSLYIPKIKHSEGDSDEGFYQCLSQNKYGAILSQRSRLTIASISEFVLHPVPMEVAEGSLARFSCAVTSSPPATITWELNQSTLPLQTDRITVLPNGVLQIYNVQVEDAGKYRCVATNIGSRLKSREAELTVNQDVGPKPRQRPRIIAGPQNVTVSLHETVVMECVATGNPWPIISWSRADSKPIDVYNAKVLGNGNLVITDVNSKHSGVYLCRATTPRTRNYTIAAANLTVQVPPSIVERPESQTRPRAGTARFMCRAEGVPPPRIMWLKNGEEVHLNGRIKMYNSKLVITQIIPEDDAIYQCMAESEQGSVLSLARLIVVMSEDRPSAPRDIHAETISSSAILLAWERPLYNADKVIAYSIHYMKAEGLNNEEYQVVIGNDTTSYIIDDLEPARNYTFYIVAYMPMGASRMSDQVSQHTLEDVPLRTPELSLISQSATDIKLNWQPLPAKVSRGRLSAYRLSYRTAAYSAVTSVELPQNSTEYLLEGLQPDTIYLLRMAAATRAGWCEPPAWTSHRTPKTSSGKVPSAPTLQLEPLNCTSIVARWQTSPQSVVVQGYRLCYHEEGQPEQPTIQLQAQTYTYTISGLDPRRKYHVKILAVSQAGDGYQTDQTTSTPGCVSARDQLAAAPPPPHRVAVLANNSSAVSLSWSRPALPSAKAVSYTVRCTPVGTHNASAVRYLQTTRQSVTVQKLDPNTRYEFVVRLHADQMSSPWSSVVYYQTLPAAPRQPPAAVRVSLIEDDTALVSWREPLEPNVVVTRYTILYASQKAWMAGRWQILQREGTHTMALLEKLEAGNVYLVKISASNQVGDGPFSNIVELALKWGNNKRSKNPRHSDSFPDTAVLSDGVYHIDQRSMTGIIVGVSIALACIVMCALILISKGRPRKSSSHKVTAGGAAEGPHAGLSMANEVHRENVEALIPMISHHFLDTKGGANMVINTAGPISSKNQSKRWLLLKREIRNPDESDAERRASLYEAGKTVLRYDEQLGSAPLPPSSREIIYGPFHSESSQASEGSRGTGDSGNYSNEEASDPSTGRGSRPASYGSDDRPAAELKQSFEAENEEAASRRPAPHTSHAVGS; from the exons ATGGCGAAGTTTAAAATGAAGGTCTTCCAGCGCTGgctttttgtagttttctttctGCCTTCGTCAG gtGTTTTGTGTTTCAGCGAGTTGTCCTTCATCACAGAGCCCAGTGATGCTACCTTTCTACCACGGCGCCCTGCGGTCTTGGACTGTCAGGCCCACGGGCTGCCTCCAGTCACCATCAAATGGCTGAAGAACGGAGCTAAGTTGGCACAAAGCGAGCACATACAGTTCCTGCCCAACGGCTCCTTGTACATACCAAAGATAAAGCATAGCGAGGGGGATTCGGATGAAGGATTCTACCAGTGCCTCTCGCAGAACAAATATGGAGCGATCCTGAGCCAAAGATCACGTCTGACTATCGCAA gCATCTCAGAGTTTGTCTTGCATCCTGTTCCAATGGAGGTGGCTGAGGGCTCATTGGCCCGATTCTCCTGTGCTGTCACCTCTAGCCCTCCTGCAACAATCACCTGGGAGCTCAACCAAAGCACATTACCtctacagacagacag AATAACAGTTTTGCCCAATGGAGTCCTTCAGATCTACAATGTACAAGTGGAGGACGCTGGAAAGTATCGATGCGTGGCGACTAACATCGGCAGCCGTTTGAAGAGTAGAGAGGCCGAGCTGACAGTCAACCAAG ACGTAGGCCCTAAACCACGTCAGAGGCCCAGAATCATTGCAGGACCTCAGAATGTCACGGTTTCTCTGCACGAAACGGTGGTCATGGAGTGTGTGGCCACAGGCAATCCCTGGCCCATCATCTCCTGGAGCCGTGCAGACAGCAAACCCATCGATGTGTACAACGCCAAGGTGCTGGGCAATGGAAACCTCGTTATTACGGATGTTAATTCCAAACACAGTGGAGTCTACCTCTGCAGGGCCACCACACCTCGAACCCGAAACTACACCATTGCTGCAGCCAACCTCACAGTTCAAG TTCCACCATCCATTGTGGAGAGGCCCGAGAGCCAGACCCGTCCAAGAGCAGGCACTGCCCGGTTCATGTGCCGGGCCGAGGGAGTGCCCCCGCCACGCATCATGTGGCTAAAGAATGGAGAAGAGGTTCACTTAAATGGGAGGATTAAGATGTACAACAg TAAATTGGTGATTACCCAGATCATCCCCGAAGACGATGCCATCTATCAGTGCATGGCAGAGAGTGAACAGGGTTCTGTGCTGTCCTTGGCTCGCCTTATCGTAGTCATGTCCGAGGACAGACCCAGTGCACCAAGAGATATCCATGCAGAAACCATCTCAAGCTCCGCTATCTTACTGGCCTGGGAGAGACCTCTCTACAATGCAGACAAAGTCATTGCCTACTCCATCCACTACATGAAGGCAGAAG GTCTAAACAACGAAGAATACCAAGTTGTTATCGGCAACGACACGACCAGTTATATCATCGATGACCTGGAGCCGGCTCGAAACTACACCTTCTACATCGTGGCTTACATGCCAATGGGAGCCAGTCGTATGTCGGATCAAGTTAGCCAGCATACCCTGGAGGATG TGCCTTTGCGTACCCCGGAGCTGAGTCTCATCAGCCAGAGCGCCACGGACATTAAGTTGAATTGGCAGCCGCTGCCGGCCAAGGTGAGCCGCGGCCGGCTGTCGGCGTACCGGCTGTCCTACCGCACAGCGGCGTACAGCGCCGTCACGTCGGTGGAGCTGCCTCAGAACAGCACCGAGTATCTGCTGGAGGGCCTGCAGCCCGACACCATCTACCTGCTGCGCATGGCCGCAGCCACGCGCGCGGGCTGGTGTGAGCCCCCCGCGTGGACCTCGCACCGCACGCCTAAGACGTCGAGCGGCAAAG TGCCTTCAGCCCCTACTCTTCAACTTGAGCCGCTTAACTGCACCTCCATAGTGGCCCGCTGGCAAACCTCCCCACAATCTGTGGTTGTCCAGGGTTACCGGCTGTGTTACCATGAGGAAGGCCAACCGGAGCAGCCCACCATCCAGCTGCAGGCTCAAACCTACACCTACACCATCAGTGGCCTTG acCCGAGAAGAAAGTATCATGTAAAGATTCTGGCTGTCAGTCAAGCTGGAGATGGCTATCAGACAGACCAAACAACAAGTACCCCGGGATGTGTGT CGGCTAGAGACCAACTGGCGGCAGCTCCTCCGCCTCCGCATCGCGTGGCCGTCTTGGCCAACAACTCATCTGCAGTGTCCCTGAGCTGGAGCCGTCCCGCTTTGCCCTCTGCAAAGGCCGTCAGCTACACGGTCCGCTGTACCCCCGTGGGCACCCACAACGCCTCGGCCGTCCGCTACCTGCAGAC CACCCGACAGAGTGTGACGGTTCAGAAGCTGGATCCAAACACTCGCTATGAGTTTGTCGTGCGGCTTCACGCGGACCAGATGTCGAGTCCCTGGAGTTCTGTTGTTTATTATCAGACTCTGCCTGCAG CACCTCGCCAACCACCCGCAGCAGTGCGCGTAAGTCTGATCGAGGACGACACTGCGCTGGTGTCCTGGAGGGAGCCCCTGGAACCCAACGTGGTGGTCACGCGCTATACCATCCTTTACGCTTCCCAGAAAGCCTGGATGGCGGGACGCTGGCAAATACTGCAGAGGGAGG GGACCCACACAATGGCCCTGCTGGAGAAGCTGGAGGCCGGGAACGTTTACCTGGTGAAGATCTCTGCCTCCAACCAGGTCGGGGACGGGCCTTTCTCCAACATCGTGGAGCTGGCGCTCAAGTGGGGAAACAACAAACGCAGCAAGAACCCCAGGCACTCTGACAGCTTCCCAGATACAGCAG TCCTATCGGACGGTGTCTACCACATAGACCAGAGGTCTATGACAGGGATCATTGTTGGTGTGAGCATCGCCTTGGCCTGTATTGTTATGTGTGCCTTAATCCTCATCAGTAAGGGAAGACCAAG AAAATCCTCCAGTCACAAGGTCACGGCCGGGGGAGCTGCTGAAGGTCCCCATGCTGGCTTGTCCATGGCCAATGAAGTCCATAGAGAGAATGTTGAGGCCCTCATACCCATGATAAGTCACCACTTTCTAGATACCAAG GGTGGAGCTAACATGGTCATAAATACCGCCGGTCCAATCAGCAGTAAGAACCAAAGCAAGCGGTGGCTGCTCCTGAAGAGGGAAATCAGGAATCCAGATGAAAGTGAT GCCGAGAGGAGAGCGAGCTTATACGAAGCTGGAAAAACAGTCTTGAGGTACGACGAGCAGTTGGGTTCGGCGCCCTTGCCGCCGTCGTCCCGGGAGATCATCTACGGGCCGTTTCACTCGGAGAGCTCCCAAGCCAGCGAGGGCAGCCGAGGGACGGGAGACTCGGGGAACTACTCCAACGAAGAGGCGAGCGACCCTTCGACCGGCCGCGGCTCCAGGCCCGCGTCTTACGGGTCGGACGATCGCCCCGCCGCCGAGCTGAAACAGTCCTTCGAGGCGGAGAACGAGGAGGCGGCGTCGAGGCGCCCGGCGCCGCACACGTCGCACGCCGTCGGCTCCTGA
- the rsl24d1 gene encoding probable ribosome biogenesis protein RLP24 codes for MRIEKCYFCSGPVYPGHGVMFVRNDCKSFRFCKSKCHRNFKKKRNPRKTRWTKAFRKAAGKELTVDNSLEFEKRRNLPVKYNRGLWDKTVEAMKRVEEIKRKRQARFIMNRLKKGKQLDKEAAITEVKKNIHLIKAPHAGKAKQMEDKMVQKLQEDVDMADEEN; via the exons ATGCGTATCGAAAAATGTTACTTCTGCTCGGGACCAGTGTACCCGGGGCATGGGGTGATGTTCGTAAGGAACGACTGCAAG TCGTTCAGATTCTGCAAATCAAAATGCCATCGGAATTTCAAGAAGAAGCGTAACCCAAGAAAAACAAGATGGACCAAAGCATTCAGAAAGGCAGCAGGAAAGGAGTTGACAGTG GATAACTCCCTTGAGTTTGAGAAACGTAGAAATTTACCTGTTAAATATAACAGGGGACTGTGGGACAAAACag TGGAAGCCATGAAGAGAGTGGAGGAAATTAAACGGAAACGACAGGCAAGATTTATCATGAACAG ATTAAAGAAGGGCAAACAGTTGGACAAGGAAGCGGCCATCACCGAAGTGAAGAAAAATATTCACCTTATCAAAGCACCACATGCAG GAAAGGCCAAACAAATGGAAGACAAAATGGTGCAGAAGTTACAAGAGGACGTGGACATGGCGGATGAAGAGAACTAA
- the arpp19b gene encoding cAMP-regulated phosphoprotein 19b has product MSEEVEGTRTSEEQQEMEDKVVSPEKAEEAKLKARYPNLGAKPGGSDLLRKRLQKGPKYFDSGDYNMAKAKMKNKQLPSAPTEKAEITGGHIPTPQDLPQRKTSIVASKLAG; this is encoded by the exons ATGTCCGAGGAGGTTGAAGGAACTAGGACTTCGGAGGAACAGCAG gaaatggaGGACAAAGTAGTCAGTCCAGAAAAAGCAGAGGAGGCCAAGCTGAAGGCCAGGTATCCTAACCTGGGAGCCAAGCCTGGAGGCTCAGACTTGCTCAGGAAAAGACTTCAGAAGGGG CCAAAGTATTTTGACTCTGGTGACTACAACATGGCCAAGGCGAAAATGAAGAATAAACAGTTGCCATCAGCCCCAACAGAGAAGGCTGAGATCACAGGGGGGCACATCCCAACGCCTCAGGATCTGCCTCAGAGAAAGACTTCAATTGTGGCCAGCAAACTGGCCGGTTGA